Proteins from a genomic interval of Euleptes europaea isolate rEulEur1 chromosome 18, rEulEur1.hap1, whole genome shotgun sequence:
- the LOC130490510 gene encoding vomeronasal type-2 receptor 26-like produces the protein MVVLQVMLILLQIPLADLHTHVVKCPIREPLPTPQRYYKRGNFMIGASMSQVILFLDDEYSFHEYPISDSGSPIIVTKNYQHVLALVFAVNEINGNPKLLPNVSLGFHILESYFSAKRNYYTAIELLCTFGHFVPNFECEIHSNLIAVIGGLGAEASCHLAALLDIYKLPQFSYGDFAPTLNDQASSLIIYRMVPDEAHQYNGIVLLLLHFRWTWIGLVTMDDGNGDVFLKNLLPVFLQRAICPAFIGRVSTIHSFTDYFSVQNSWQETYSTIMGSKASVVVVHGETQAIMCLRGLLYQGESSDKASYSKVWIMAAQMDISAVNTHKGWTIQSFHGALAFTVHSQEVPRFQTFLQNLRPHDAQGDGFIQPFWEQAFGCSLANDEGSCTGEERLESLPGPFFEMSMTGHSYSIYNAVHAIANTLHAMRASTSWVKLHRGRLEHQTLRPWQLHPFLRSMMFNNSAGETVFLNKNGEFSVGFDITNLVTFPNTSFVRIKVGKMDPWARPGKEFEVDEDAITWPTYFNQVMPLSLCNDHCCPGYQKKKKEGEPFCCYDCVPCPEGKISDQPDVDSCSPCHQDQYPNTKQDKCTSKAVTFLSYTEPLGISSVAFAFFFALITVGVLGTFVKHHNTPIVKANNRNLSYMLLVSILLCFLCTLLFVGQPEKMMCLLRQMAFGVVFSVAVSCVLAKTVIVVLAFMATKPGGRIRKWVGKRLTNSIIVVCSLIQVGLCSVWLTTSPPFPDADMRSHMKEVVLECNEGSVAMFYCVLGYMGFLALVSFTVAFLARNLPGSFNEAKFITFSMLVFCSVWLSFVPTYLSTKGKYMVAVEIFSILASSAGLLGCIFFPKCYIIILRPEVNKKEMVIRR, from the exons ATGGTGGTGTTGCAGGTTATGCTCATTTTGCTGCAGATACCTTTGGCTGATCTTCACACACATGTCGTTAAGTGCCCCATCAGGGAACCTCTTCCTACTCCTCAGAGGTATTACAAGAGAGGGAACTTCATGATTGGTGCAAGTATGTCTCAAGTGATACTATTTTTGGATGATGAATATTCTTTCCATGAATATCCTATTTCAGATTCTGGATCTCCCAT CATAGTGACAAAGAATTACCAGCATGTCCTGGCCTTGGTATTTGCTGTTAATGAGATCAATGGAAATCCAAAGCTCTTACCCAATGTTTCCTTGGGATTCCACATCTTGGAGAGTTACTTCAGTGCAAAAAGGAATTATTACACTGCCATAGAACTTCTCTGCACATTTGGTCATTTTGTGCCCAACTTTGAATGTGAAATCCATAGCAATCTAATAGCAGTCATTGGGGGATTAGGTGCTGAAGCATCCTGCCATTTGGCAGCCCTGTTGGACATCTACAAGCTGCCACAG TTTAGCTATGGTGATTTTGCCCCCACGCTGAATGATCAGGCCAGTTCCCTCATTATATATCGGATGGTTCCAGATGAAGCCCATCAATATAATGGGATTGTCCTGTTACTGCTACATTTCAGATGGACATGGATAGGTTTAGTAACCATGGATGATGGCAATGGAGATGTTTTCCTGAAGAATCTACTGCCAGTATTTTTGCAGAGAGCTATATGTCCTGCCTTCATAGGAAGGGTTTCCACAATTCATTCTTTTACAGACTACTTCAGTGTGCAAAACAGCTGGCAGGAAACATATAGTACTATAATGGGAAGCAAagccagtgttgttgttgttcatggAGAAACCCAGGCCATTATGTGTTTGAGAGGGCTGCTGTATCAAGGAGAATCTTCTGACAAGGCATCATATAGTAAAGTGTGGATTATGGCAGCTCAGATGGATATCTCAGCAGTGAACACACATAAGGGTTGGACTATACAAAGCTTCCATGGTGCTCTGGCCTTCACAGTTCACTCCCAGGAGGTCCCCAGATTTCAAACATTTCTTCAGAACTTAAGGCCTCATGATGCCCAGGGAGATGGCTTCATCCAGCCATTCTGGGAGCAAGCCTTTGGTTGTTCTTTGGCAAATGACGAGGGAAGCTGTACTGGAGAAGAGCGGCTTGAGAGTCTTCCTGGGCCTttctttgaaatgagcatgactggtCATAGTTACAGCATCTACAATGCTGTCCATGCAATAGCAAACACTTTACATGCCATGCGAGCATCTACATCTTGGGTTAAGTTACACAGAGGGAGGCTGGAACATCAAACTCTAAGGCCATGGCAG CtccatcccttcctgagaagcatGATGTTTAACAACAGTGCTGGTGaaactgtatttttaaataaGAATGGGGAATTTTCTGTGGGGTTTGACATTACAAACCTAGTCACATTCCCAAATACCTCCTTTGTGAGAATAAAAGTGGGGAAGATGGATCCTTGGGCTCGTCCAGGCAAAGAATTTGAAGTTGATGAAGATGCCATTACGTGGCCTACTTATTTTAATCAG GTGATGCCACTTTCTCTCTGTAATGACCACTGCTGTCCAGGttatcaaaagaaaaagaaggaaggggagccattttgctgctatgactgtgttccatgtccagaagggaagatttcaGACCAGCCAG ACGTGGATTCCTGTTCTCCATGCCACCAAGATCAGTATCCAAACACTAAGCAAGATAAGTGTACTTCCAAGGCTGTCACCTTTTTGTCTTATACAGAACCTCTGGGCATCAGTTCAGTGGCTTTTGCTTTTTTCTTTGCTTTGATCACAGTTGGGGTGCTAGGGACCTTTGTCAAGCACCACAACACTCCCATCGTCAAAGCAAATAACCGGAATCTCAGCTACATGCTCCTCGTCTCCATCCTGCTCTGCTTCCTTTGTACTTTACTCTTCGTCGGCCAGCCTGAGAAAATGATGTGCCTCCTCCGACAAATGGCTTTTGGCGTTGTCTTCTCAGTGGCTGTGTCTTGCGTGCTGGCAAAAACAGTCATTGTGGTTCTTGCGTTCATGGCTACCAAACCAGGGGGCAGGATAAGGAAATGGGTCGGGAAAAGACTGACCAACTCCATTATTGTTGTGTGTTCCCTTATTCAAGTAGGCCTGTGTAGTGTGTGGCTGACAACCTCTCCTCCGTTCCCAGATGCTGATATGCGCTCGCACATGAAAGAAGTTGTCCTGGAATGTAATGAGGGGTCCGTGGCtatgttttactgtgtcttgggTTACATGGGCTTCTTGGCCCTTGTCAGCTTCACTGTGGCTTTTCTAGCTAGGAATTTACCTGgcagttttaatgaagccaaattcatcactttcagcatgttggtgttctgcagtgtttggttaTCCTTTGTCCCAACCTATCTGAGCACtaaggggaaatacatggttgCTGTTGAAATTTTTTCAATCCTAGCTTCTAGCGCAGGACTTCTGGGTTGCATCTTCTTCCCGAAATGTTACATTATTATTCTGAGACCTGAAGTGAACAAAAAAGAAATGGTAATAAGAAGATAG